One window from the genome of Pseudobdellovibrionaceae bacterium encodes:
- the katG gene encoding catalase/peroxidase HPI — MLRLKIQGIALLALTLPLTSYAQKEGQLKSTAAHTTTIVQTMSNQFWWPERVDLSPLRQHGIESNPLAHYNYAEEFKKLDLKAVKADIEKVMKTSQDWWPADWGHYGPFFIRMAWHSAGTYRTVDGRGGAGGGQQRFEPLNSWPDNANLDKARRLLWPIKQKYGNALSWADLMVLTGNVALESMGFKTFGFAGGRTDDWEADLVYWGPEKKWLADERYKENKDKKARKLDGPLAAVQMGLIYVNPEGPGGNPDPIAAGKDIRETFGRMAMNDEETVALIAGGHTFGKAHGRHRPDKCVAVEPGAAGVEEQGMGWKNKCGTGVGADATTSGLEGAWTASPTQWTHQFLANLYAWDWVKSKSPAGGTQWIPSGGQGASMVPDAHDPKKRHAPIMFTTDMALRMDPEYGKITRRWLEHPREFEVAFAKAWFKLTHRDLGPRARYVGSEIPAEVLLWQDPITTPDYKQISESDANGLKKKILDAGLSTSDLVRTAWASAASYRKTDMRGGANGARLRLAPAKDWAVNSPAATAKVLAAYEKIQNDFNKSAWSNKKVSMADLIVIGGAAGIEKAAQDAGQKITVPVTLGRGDATQEQTDVQSYAFLEPKADAFRNYFGPGNYLSPVDSFVDRAYMLGLSVPEAAVLMGGLRAININADGSKNGVFTNRPGQLTNDVFVNLLDMSTKWQKAKTAGMYEGVDRKTGAVKWTATPVDLLIGSHSELRALAELYAANDGQQRFLSDFVAAWNKVMNNDRFDLQVGKK; from the coding sequence ATGCTTCGACTGAAAATTCAAGGGATCGCGCTGCTCGCGTTGACCCTCCCCCTCACGTCCTACGCGCAAAAAGAGGGACAACTGAAAAGTACCGCTGCCCACACCACCACCATCGTGCAAACGATGTCGAATCAGTTCTGGTGGCCCGAGCGCGTGGACCTGAGTCCTTTGCGCCAACACGGGATCGAATCCAATCCCCTCGCGCATTACAACTATGCCGAAGAGTTCAAGAAACTCGATCTCAAAGCGGTGAAAGCCGATATTGAGAAGGTGATGAAAACGTCGCAAGACTGGTGGCCCGCGGACTGGGGACACTACGGTCCGTTCTTCATCCGTATGGCGTGGCATAGTGCGGGCACCTACCGCACGGTTGACGGGCGTGGTGGCGCCGGCGGCGGCCAACAACGTTTCGAGCCGCTGAACAGCTGGCCCGACAACGCGAACCTCGATAAAGCGCGCCGTCTGCTCTGGCCCATCAAACAAAAGTACGGCAACGCGCTGTCGTGGGCGGACTTGATGGTCCTCACCGGCAACGTCGCCCTCGAATCCATGGGTTTCAAAACCTTCGGCTTCGCCGGTGGCCGCACCGACGATTGGGAAGCGGACCTCGTTTACTGGGGCCCGGAAAAGAAGTGGCTCGCGGACGAGCGTTACAAAGAAAACAAAGACAAAAAAGCCCGCAAACTCGACGGCCCTCTGGCCGCAGTCCAAATGGGTTTGATCTACGTCAATCCGGAAGGCCCGGGCGGTAATCCCGATCCCATCGCGGCAGGAAAAGACATCCGCGAGACCTTCGGCCGCATGGCGATGAACGACGAAGAAACCGTCGCATTGATCGCGGGTGGACACACGTTCGGTAAAGCGCACGGCCGTCATCGTCCCGACAAATGCGTGGCCGTCGAGCCCGGCGCCGCCGGTGTTGAAGAGCAAGGCATGGGTTGGAAGAACAAATGCGGCACCGGCGTTGGCGCCGACGCAACGACCTCGGGCCTCGAAGGCGCATGGACCGCGTCGCCGACGCAGTGGACACACCAATTCCTCGCGAACCTTTACGCGTGGGACTGGGTGAAAAGCAAAAGTCCCGCGGGCGGCACGCAGTGGATCCCCTCGGGCGGCCAAGGTGCCTCGATGGTGCCCGATGCGCACGACCCGAAGAAACGTCACGCACCGATCATGTTCACCACGGACATGGCGCTGCGGATGGATCCCGAGTACGGCAAAATCACCCGGCGCTGGCTCGAGCATCCGCGCGAGTTCGAAGTCGCCTTCGCGAAGGCCTGGTTCAAACTCACGCACCGTGATCTGGGACCGCGCGCGCGTTACGTCGGCAGCGAAATTCCGGCCGAGGTTCTGCTCTGGCAAGACCCCATCACGACCCCCGACTACAAACAGATCAGCGAAAGCGACGCGAATGGTTTGAAGAAAAAGATCCTGGACGCGGGACTTTCGACTTCGGATCTCGTGCGCACGGCGTGGGCTTCGGCGGCGTCTTACCGCAAGACCGACATGCGTGGCGGCGCGAATGGCGCGCGTCTGCGTCTAGCTCCCGCGAAAGACTGGGCGGTGAACAGCCCCGCGGCCACCGCGAAGGTGCTCGCGGCCTACGAGAAGATCCAGAACGACTTCAACAAGTCGGCTTGGAGCAACAAGAAGGTTTCAATGGCGGACCTGATCGTCATCGGCGGCGCGGCCGGCATCGAAAAAGCGGCGCAAGACGCGGGACAAAAGATCACGGTTCCCGTGACTTTGGGTCGCGGCGACGCGACTCAAGAGCAGACGGACGTTCAGTCCTACGCCTTCCTCGAGCCGAAAGCGGACGCGTTCCGCAACTACTTCGGTCCGGGCAACTATCTGTCCCCGGTGGACTCGTTCGTCGACCGCGCGTACATGTTAGGATTGAGCGTTCCGGAAGCGGCGGTCTTGATGGGCGGTCTGCGCGCCATCAACATCAACGCCGACGGTTCGAAAAACGGAGTGTTCACGAATCGTCCGGGTCAGTTGACCAACGACGTTTTCGTGAACCTTCTCGATATGTCGACCAAGTGGCAAAAAGCGAAAACCGCCGGAATGTATGAAGGTGTCGATCGCAAGACCGGTGCGGTCAAGTGGACGGCGACTCCCGTCGACCTGCTGATCGGCTCGCATTCGGAGCTGCGCGCGCTCGCGGAACTCTACGCCGCGAACGATGGACAGCAGAGGTTTTTGAGTGATTTCGTCGCCGCTTGGAACAAAGTCATGAACAACGATCGCTTTGATCTGCAAGTCGGTAAGAAGTAA
- a CDS encoding HAMP domain-containing protein, whose amino-acid sequence MERVVVVGKPKSKGKASNKPLPAPRGADVGPSLSESSRLSSPDLRTQLRDLHKVVKAVRNGDFSVRMSVESEGIVAEIGEVLNDIIEHNENMANEFVRVRSIIGLEGRMTERVNMGSVKGSWATSVDSVNLMISDLAHPTTEVARVITSVAKGDLSQKMYLEVDSRPVKGEFLRIGTTVNAMVDQLNSFASEVTRVAKEVGTEGKLGGQANVGGVSGVWKDLTDNVNVLAGNLTDQVRNIAKVTTAVAKGDLSQKITVDARGEIMELKNTINTMVDQLSSFASEVTRVAKDVGTEGKLGGQANVKGVSGVWKDLTDNVNGLADNLTAQVRNIAKVTTAVATGDLSQKITVDARGEIMELKNTINTMVDQLRSFAAEVTRVAKEVGTEGRLGGQADVKGVSGTWKDLTDNVNGLANNLTAQVRNIAKVTTAVANGDLSQKITVDAKGEILELKDTINTMVDTLRSFAAEVTRVAKEVGTEGKLGGQADVKGVSGTWKDLTDNVNAMASNLTVQLRDVSKVATAIATGDLSQKITVDVKGEILQIKDVINKMVDQLGSFAAEVTRVAKEVGTEGKLGGQADVKGVSGTWKDLTDNVNVLAGNLTDQVRNIAKVTTAVAKGDLSQKITVDARGEIFELKNTINVMVDQLNSFAAEVTRVAKEVGTEGKLGGQADVKGVSGTWKDLTDNVNQLAGNLTSQVRNIAKVTTAVANGDLSQKITVDAKGEISELKNTINVMVDQLNSFAAEVTRVAKEVGTEGKLGGQAEVRGVSGVWKDLTDNVNFMALNLTKQVRGIVKVVTAVANGDLNQKFVIEAKGEVAALAETINSMTDTLRTFADQVTSVAREVGIEGKLGGQAKVPGARERGRI is encoded by the coding sequence ATGGAACGAGTCGTTGTCGTAGGAAAACCCAAATCCAAAGGGAAAGCCTCGAATAAACCTCTGCCTGCTCCGAGGGGCGCGGACGTCGGCCCTTCGCTGAGTGAATCCTCGCGCCTCAGCTCCCCAGACCTGCGCACCCAACTTCGCGATTTACATAAAGTCGTCAAGGCCGTTCGTAACGGTGATTTCTCTGTACGGATGAGTGTCGAGTCGGAGGGGATCGTCGCCGAGATCGGCGAGGTCTTAAACGACATCATCGAACACAACGAAAATATGGCCAATGAATTCGTCCGCGTTCGGAGCATCATCGGTCTGGAAGGCCGCATGACCGAGCGGGTGAATATGGGGTCGGTCAAGGGATCGTGGGCGACTTCGGTCGACTCGGTGAACTTGATGATCTCGGATCTGGCGCACCCGACAACGGAAGTCGCGCGGGTCATCACCTCCGTCGCCAAAGGGGATTTGTCGCAAAAGATGTATCTCGAAGTCGACTCGCGCCCCGTGAAAGGGGAGTTTTTGCGGATCGGAACCACGGTGAACGCCATGGTCGATCAGCTGAACTCGTTCGCGTCGGAGGTGACCCGGGTCGCGAAAGAGGTCGGAACCGAAGGAAAGCTCGGCGGTCAGGCGAACGTCGGCGGCGTGAGCGGGGTTTGGAAAGATCTGACGGATAACGTGAACGTCCTTGCGGGAAACTTGACGGATCAGGTCCGGAATATCGCGAAGGTCACCACCGCCGTTGCGAAAGGCGACTTGTCGCAAAAAATTACGGTCGACGCCCGCGGCGAGATCATGGAACTCAAAAACACGATCAACACGATGGTCGATCAGCTTTCGTCCTTCGCTTCGGAGGTCACGCGGGTCGCGAAGGACGTCGGTACCGAAGGAAAGCTTGGCGGTCAGGCGAACGTCAAAGGGGTCAGCGGCGTCTGGAAAGATCTGACCGATAACGTGAACGGTCTGGCCGATAACTTGACGGCGCAGGTTCGTAACATCGCGAAGGTGACGACCGCGGTCGCGACGGGCGACTTGTCGCAGAAAATTACGGTCGACGCCCGTGGCGAGATCATGGAACTGAAAAATACGATCAACACGATGGTCGATCAGCTGCGGTCCTTCGCGGCCGAGGTCACCCGGGTCGCGAAAGAGGTCGGTACCGAAGGACGACTGGGCGGACAGGCCGACGTCAAAGGGGTCAGCGGAACTTGGAAAGATCTGACGGATAACGTGAATGGTCTTGCGAACAACTTGACCGCGCAGGTTCGTAACATCGCGAAGGTGACCACCGCGGTCGCGAACGGCGACTTGTCACAAAAGATCACGGTCGACGCCAAGGGCGAGATCTTGGAGCTCAAAGATACCATCAACACGATGGTCGATACGCTGCGCTCGTTCGCCGCGGAGGTGACCCGGGTGGCGAAGGAAGTCGGTACCGAAGGGAAACTCGGCGGTCAGGCGGACGTCAAAGGCGTCAGCGGAACGTGGAAGGACTTGACCGATAACGTGAACGCCATGGCCTCGAACTTGACGGTCCAGCTTCGTGACGTCTCGAAGGTCGCGACCGCCATCGCGACGGGGGACTTGTCCCAGAAGATCACGGTCGACGTGAAGGGCGAGATCCTGCAGATCAAAGACGTGATCAACAAGATGGTCGATCAGCTGGGGTCTTTCGCGGCCGAGGTCACGCGGGTCGCGAAGGAAGTCGGTACCGAAGGAAAGCTCGGCGGTCAGGCGGACGTCAAAGGCGTCAGCGGAACGTGGAAAGATCTGACGGACAACGTGAACGTCCTTGCCGGAAACTTGACGGATCAGGTCCGGAACATCGCGAAAGTGACGACGGCGGTCGCAAAGGGCGACTTGTCGCAAAAGATCACGGTCGACGCCCGGGGCGAGATCTTCGAGCTGAAGAATACGATCAACGTCATGGTCGATCAGCTGAACTCGTTCGCCGCCGAGGTCACGCGGGTCGCGAAGGAAGTCGGAACCGAAGGAAAGCTCGGCGGTCAGGCGGACGTGAAGGGCGTCAGCGGAACGTGGAAGGACTTGACCGATAACGTGAATCAGCTGGCCGGAAACTTGACGAGTCAGGTCCGGAACATCGCGAAGGTCACGACGGCCGTCGCGAACGGGGACTTGTCGCAGAAGATCACGGTCGACGCGAAAGGCGAGATCTCGGAACTTAAAAATACGATCAACGTCATGGTCGATCAGCTGAACTCGTTCGCCGCGGAGGTCACGCGGGTCGCGAAAGAGGTCGGTACCGAAGGAAAACTCGGAGGCCAGGCGGAAGTCCGCGGGGTCAGCGGAGTCTGGAAGGATTTGACCGATAACGTGAACTTCATGGCCCTCAACCTGACGAAACAGGTCCGGGGGATCGTGAAGGTCGTCACCGCGGTCGCCAACGGCGACCTCAACCAGAAGTTCGTCATCGAAGCGAAAGGGGAGGTCGCGGCCCTCGCCGAAACGATCAACTCCATGACCGATACGCTCAGGACTTTCGCGGATCAGGTGACCTCGGTCGCCCGCGAGGTCGGTATCGAAGGAAAGCTCGGCGGTCAGGCGAAGGTTCCGGGGGCGCGGGAACGTGGAAGGATTTGA
- a CDS encoding response regulator: MLNRRTIDILIADDREDGLIALEAVLGDEKNYRLVKARSGREALELVPEYDFAMLLLDVQMPEMDGVQTADAIRRVPGYEAVPILFVTAINKDEQHVYRGYEVGAVDYIFKPFDPIILKSKVAFFAELHRRKIMIMEQAQKLSEAEQRTRELQIQKIEIENQRRYHNLADAIPHMVVKANGDGEVDYLNQQWTAYTGLGLEAMGRGWFRALHPDDRERVVTEWRFAVAQGRAFEAEARLRRHDGVHRWHLVKSEPEMNAAGKIVAWLSTCTDIEDRKRFEEELVDARQAAEAANNAKTHFLANMSHEIRTPLNAVMGFSALLTDSDISLADKMKSVTIVQRNCQQLLRIVDELLDLSKVEAGELSVEKIETPVIELLQEVKTVMLAQAVKKGIALSMTLSSSVPAKIVTDFTRLRQILLNIIGNAIKFTNEGTVTVGTRFYTDMGGKSYMEFSVSDTGIGIEEGSLHKIFKPFSQADSTTTRLFGGTGLGLALSRRLARAMGGDVTLARSQPGVGSMFVVSIEAEVVPESSWYTKAREDFALEAAVIAQDMESDCLAGKRILLVEDAEDNQVLIQFFLNHTGAILEIAQNGEEGIDKALHNDYEAVLMDIQMPLVDGYQATSRLRAAGYDKPIIALTAHALQEQREKCMETGCNGHLTKPISRRLLIESLMRVTN, from the coding sequence GTGCTGAATAGACGCACGATCGACATCCTGATCGCCGACGACCGCGAGGACGGGCTGATCGCCCTCGAAGCGGTCCTTGGCGACGAAAAGAATTACCGCCTGGTGAAGGCGCGATCGGGGCGTGAAGCTTTAGAGCTCGTGCCCGAATACGATTTCGCGATGCTTTTGCTGGACGTGCAGATGCCCGAGATGGATGGCGTGCAAACTGCCGACGCCATCCGGCGCGTCCCGGGCTATGAAGCCGTGCCGATTCTTTTTGTCACCGCGATCAACAAAGACGAGCAACACGTCTACCGCGGCTATGAAGTGGGCGCGGTGGATTACATCTTCAAGCCCTTCGACCCCATCATCCTGAAGTCGAAGGTCGCGTTCTTCGCCGAACTGCACCGTCGAAAAATCATGATCATGGAACAGGCGCAGAAGCTCAGCGAAGCCGAGCAGCGCACGCGCGAGTTGCAGATCCAAAAAATCGAGATCGAAAACCAACGCCGCTACCACAATCTAGCCGACGCGATCCCGCACATGGTGGTCAAAGCCAATGGCGACGGCGAGGTCGATTACCTGAATCAGCAGTGGACCGCCTACACGGGGCTGGGCCTGGAGGCGATGGGACGTGGCTGGTTCCGCGCGCTTCATCCGGACGATCGCGAACGTGTCGTGACGGAGTGGCGCTTCGCCGTCGCGCAGGGACGTGCCTTCGAGGCCGAGGCCCGCCTGCGCCGACACGACGGCGTGCACCGTTGGCATCTGGTGAAGTCCGAGCCCGAAATGAACGCGGCCGGAAAGATCGTCGCTTGGTTGAGCACTTGTACCGACATCGAGGATCGTAAACGTTTCGAAGAAGAACTCGTCGATGCCCGTCAAGCGGCCGAGGCGGCGAACAACGCGAAAACCCACTTCTTGGCGAATATGAGTCACGAAATCCGCACGCCCTTGAACGCGGTCATGGGGTTTTCGGCTCTGCTTACCGATAGCGATATCTCGCTTGCGGACAAAATGAAAAGCGTCACGATCGTACAGCGCAATTGCCAACAGCTCCTGCGCATCGTGGATGAGCTTTTGGATCTTTCTAAAGTGGAAGCGGGCGAACTGAGCGTCGAGAAGATCGAAACGCCCGTCATTGAGCTTTTGCAAGAAGTGAAAACGGTCATGCTTGCCCAAGCGGTCAAGAAGGGCATCGCGCTTTCCATGACCCTTTCGAGCAGCGTACCCGCGAAGATCGTCACGGATTTCACGCGGCTAAGACAGATTCTGCTCAATATCATCGGTAACGCGATCAAATTCACCAATGAAGGAACGGTCACCGTCGGGACGCGCTTTTACACCGACATGGGCGGGAAGTCCTATATGGAGTTTTCGGTGAGCGACACCGGGATCGGCATCGAAGAGGGCAGCTTGCACAAGATCTTCAAGCCGTTCTCGCAAGCGGACTCGACCACCACGCGTCTCTTCGGCGGCACGGGGTTGGGGTTGGCGCTCTCGCGACGGCTGGCGCGCGCGATGGGCGGTGACGTCACGCTCGCCCGCAGTCAGCCGGGCGTGGGCAGCATGTTCGTCGTCAGTATCGAAGCCGAAGTCGTGCCCGAGTCATCCTGGTATACGAAAGCGCGCGAGGACTTCGCGCTCGAGGCCGCCGTCATCGCGCAAGATATGGAAAGCGATTGCCTGGCCGGGAAGCGCATCCTGTTGGTCGAAGACGCCGAAGACAATCAAGTGCTGATTCAGTTCTTCTTAAACCATACGGGAGCGATTCTGGAGATCGCGCAAAATGGGGAAGAGGGGATCGATAAAGCGCTTCACAACGACTACGAGGCGGTCTTGATGGACATCCAGATGCCGCTCGTCGACGGTTACCAGGCGACCTCGCGTTTGCGGGCGGCAGGTTACGATAAGCCGATCATCGCCCTGACCGCGCATGCGCTTCAAGAGCAGCGCGAGAAATGTATGGAGACCGGCTGCAATGGGCACCTGACGAAGCCCATCAGTCGGCGTCTGCTAATTGAATCACTGATGAGGGTTACGAATTGA
- a CDS encoding response regulator, which yields MNQLAGNLTSQVRAIAEVSTAVTKGDLTRSITVEAQGEVAALSDNINQMISNLKDTTSKNTEQDWLKTNLARFSGMMQGQRSITAVAQLIMSELTPLVDARHGAFFMAENDKDEMSLNLVASYAFTERRTVSNKYRMKEGLVGQCAFEKKRILIVQPEDNYVRISSSLIEITPKNLIVLPVLFEGELKAVIELASLKPFTQNYLSFLDQLMDSVGVILNMISSNMRTEELLQELKRSNAELEDQALELEDKAKLLEIKNQEVELASRSLEEKAEQLSLISKYKSEFLANMSHELRTPLNSLLILSKTLADNKDGNLSLDQVKYARTVHSAGNDLLGLINEILDLSKVEAGKMQVTPKEVEVTGIRAYLEQTFRPVAEHKGLDFAIEVGAGVPKLLLTDESRLQQILKNLLSNAFKFTERGSVRLNILRTMAASGQGQIVFAVTDTGIGIPFDKQKLIFEAFQQADGTTSRKYGGTGLGLTISREIARLLGGAIEVESDPGRGSVFRLQLPEKYIGPDVTSAVDERETLPPRAALPEAADFTGRRVLIVDDDIRNIFAVNSVLKARGMNVMHAENGKQALEMLDRYPGFEVVLMDTMMPEMDGLEATRHIRSHSAHRMIPIISLTAKAMKGDREKCLESGATDYLTKPVDEDSLLSAIFQWLPAKEEARAE from the coding sequence GTGAACCAGCTGGCCGGAAACTTGACGAGCCAGGTCCGCGCGATCGCGGAAGTCTCGACGGCGGTGACGAAAGGGGATCTGACCCGGTCCATCACGGTCGAAGCCCAAGGCGAGGTCGCCGCACTCTCGGATAACATCAACCAGATGATCTCGAATCTGAAAGACACGACGTCGAAAAACACCGAGCAGGATTGGCTGAAGACGAACCTGGCGCGATTCTCGGGCATGATGCAGGGGCAGCGCTCGATCACGGCGGTCGCCCAGCTGATCATGTCGGAATTGACTCCGCTGGTGGACGCCCGTCACGGGGCCTTCTTCATGGCGGAAAACGACAAGGACGAAATGTCTTTGAACTTGGTGGCGAGCTACGCGTTCACCGAGCGCCGGACGGTTTCGAACAAATACCGCATGAAGGAAGGTCTGGTCGGTCAGTGCGCGTTCGAGAAAAAACGCATCCTGATCGTGCAACCCGAAGACAACTACGTTCGTATCAGCTCGTCTTTGATCGAAATCACGCCGAAGAACTTGATCGTTTTGCCGGTGCTTTTCGAGGGCGAACTGAAAGCCGTCATCGAACTGGCCTCGCTGAAGCCCTTTACGCAGAACTACCTGAGCTTCTTGGATCAGCTGATGGATTCCGTCGGCGTCATCTTGAACATGATTTCGTCCAACATGCGGACGGAAGAGCTGCTGCAAGAGCTGAAGCGCTCGAATGCGGAGCTGGAAGATCAGGCGCTCGAACTCGAGGACAAAGCGAAGCTGCTTGAAATCAAAAACCAAGAGGTCGAGCTAGCCTCGCGGTCTTTGGAGGAAAAAGCCGAGCAGCTGTCCTTGATCTCGAAGTACAAGTCGGAATTCTTGGCGAATATGTCCCACGAGCTACGGACGCCGCTGAATAGTCTGCTGATTCTGTCGAAGACCTTGGCGGACAACAAAGACGGCAACTTGTCGCTGGATCAAGTGAAGTACGCCCGTACGGTGCATTCGGCGGGGAACGATCTGCTGGGATTGATCAACGAAATCTTGGATCTGTCGAAGGTCGAAGCCGGCAAAATGCAGGTCACGCCGAAAGAGGTGGAGGTCACCGGCATCCGCGCTTATTTGGAGCAGACCTTCCGGCCCGTTGCCGAACACAAGGGGCTGGATTTCGCGATCGAGGTGGGCGCGGGAGTTCCGAAGCTCCTGCTCACCGACGAGAGCCGCCTGCAGCAGATCCTCAAGAACTTGCTGTCGAACGCCTTCAAATTCACCGAGCGCGGTTCGGTCCGCTTGAACATCCTGCGCACGATGGCGGCGAGTGGCCAGGGACAGATCGTGTTCGCGGTGACCGATACGGGGATCGGTATTCCGTTCGACAAACAGAAACTGATCTTCGAGGCCTTCCAACAGGCCGATGGCACCACCAGCCGGAAGTACGGTGGCACCGGACTGGGACTGACGATCTCGCGTGAAATCGCGCGGCTCTTAGGGGGCGCGATCGAAGTCGAAAGCGATCCCGGTCGCGGTTCGGTCTTCCGTTTACAACTTCCCGAAAAGTACATCGGGCCGGACGTCACCAGCGCGGTGGACGAACGTGAAACACTGCCGCCGCGGGCCGCGCTGCCCGAAGCCGCGGATTTCACCGGGCGTCGCGTTTTGATCGTCGATGACGATATCCGCAACATCTTCGCGGTGAATAGCGTTTTGAAAGCGCGGGGCATGAATGTCATGCACGCCGAGAACGGGAAACAAGCGCTCGAGATGCTGGACCGTTATCCGGGTTTCGAAGTCGTCCTGATGGACACGATGATGCCCGAGATGGACGGCCTTGAGGCGACCCGCCATATTCGGAGCCACAGCGCGCATCGGATGATTCCGATCATCTCGTTGACCGCGAAAGCGATGAAAGGGGACCGCGAGAAGTGCCTCGAGTCGGGAGCGACGGACTACCTGACGAAGCCGGTCGATGAGGACAGCTTGCTGTCGGCCATTTTCCAGTGGCTCCCGGCTAAGGAAGAAGCGCGTGCTGAATAG